DNA sequence from the Camelina sativa cultivar DH55 unplaced genomic scaffold, Cs unpScaffold11538, whole genome shotgun sequence genome:
ATTCCGTCGTGTCTCCGTCGTCACCGCCGCCGGAGGTAGATTCCGCGACGGTGAAAGTGGATCTTGGTAGAGACTGGAGAGCTTTCTTTTTCAAGCCTTTGTTCGGAGACGGCGAAGAATCTCCACCGCCGGTGAACCTCCGGAGCCAAGCGCAACGCACGACGGCGGCGAGGCCAGCTACGCATATAAGAGCGCAAAGAAGAGCGGACAAAATCACCACCATGTCTGATTCCGCTACGATCATCTCCTGAGACGGTTGTGGTGGCGGCGGCGCCGTCTCAAGTAATCTTGACGGTCGAATCATCTTTTTTGAgctttggagtttttttttttcctttttctttgtgtgaGTTT
Encoded proteins:
- the LOC109131991 gene encoding probable E3 ubiquitin-protein ligase ATL44; protein product: MIRPSRLLETAPPPPQPSQEMIVAESDMVVILSALLCALICVAGLAAVVRCAWLRRFTGGGDSSPSPNKGLKKKALQSLPRSTFTVAESTSGGGDDGDTT